The Pongo pygmaeus isolate AG05252 chromosome 18, NHGRI_mPonPyg2-v2.0_pri, whole genome shotgun sequence DNA window GCTTATCAGGTGGAACACAGTGGGGTCGGGGTGTGGGCAGCTTTTCCTCTCCTCGGCCCCAGGCACCTTTTCCACGTTGGATGAGGAAGGACCCTGTGAGGAGAGCTGTGACCCCGAGGGGCTTGGGCAGGCCTCAGGCCCACCTGTGCTCACGGAGGAGGCGGCTGGCAGGGCTGGAGACGGGGCCTGGGCTGTGGCAGTGGGCTCCTGGGGACTTGCCCTGCCTCCCCGTCCACCCGGCCAACCCCGTGAGCagtggagggcagggcagggacgCCGGTGCCGGTGCAGGGGCCTGGGGGCGGTTGGTGAGTCCCCCGTGGGACGAGGTCACCTGCAGTGGGACACGGCTTGCCTGTGTCTGTGGCTccggcctctgcccggccgtgcAGTTCTCACTGTGTGGTAGACCAGGGGCTTGGGAGGCTGCGCGTAGTGTGGGGTCTCTGAAGAGCTGCAGGGCAGTGTGATgccacaagctctgcctcctccctgccAGGTGTCAGGGACACCAGGAATTCGGGGGCCCCACGCACCACCTGCCTGGCTTCCTACAAGGCCTTCACGCCTGCCAGGGTCAGCTGCAGCCCCCACTCTGCCAAGGTGGTGAGTGGTTTCCGGGAGCCCTCTTTATCCCCAGCAAGCACAGAGGCCCCCCACAGGGCTCCCCAGCACCTCCTCAGGGTTGTTTTTGGTCTCCAAAGGTGATGGATCTGGCCCTTGGGTGCCTGTCTCCTGGAGGCACCTTCatcccacacccccacccctgccctccgCTGGCCTCCAGATGGGACCCTGTGGTGGCCTCCTGCTGACCTGCCTTCCCCTCTCACCCAGCAGCTACCCTTGATGAGAGCCCCACGGGCCTGTGCCCCTCCTGGCCCTAGCACACAGAGTGCCCACAGCTCCCacacctcccaccccagcttccccgTCTGCCCCTGGGTGTCCTCTGCAGCTGGCCTGGGTGTGCCCCAAAACAGCCTCCCATGTGCAGGCTTTGGGGCACAGCTGGCCATGCTGGGCCCCAGCAGCATCCGGGTCTCCTTCCTCGCAGGGCACTTGCCTGCCTCCCGCCAGCGGTGGGTGGCTGCGTCTGAAGGCTGTCGTTGGCTACAGTGGGAATGGGCGGGCCAACATGGTCTGGAGGCCGGACACAGGTGGGGGCCGAGagcctacccccacccccagccaagatGCGGCCGCGCGTGGTCCAGCTCTTTCCATCCCAAGGCCAGGCCCTGGTGGCAAATGAGCGCCAGTCATCAGTGTGGGGCTCTGTTCTCCCGGTAGCGCCTCCTGGCGCTCCAGCCGAGATCCTGTGAAGCACTTTGGCTGCTTGCTGGACGATGGGGAGGGCGCACCTGGGACGATGCTAACCCCTTGGCCCCGCCCCCCGGCTCGGCTCctccccaggccccgcccccggctCGGCCCCTCCCCCGGCCCCGCCCTCCCTGCGCGGCCTCAGGCCCCGCCCTCTCTACGCACAGGCTTCTTTGCCTACACCTGCGGCCGCCTGGTGGTGGTGGAGGACCTGCACTCTGGCGCCCAGCAGCACTGGTCCGGCCACTCTGCGGAGGTCTCCACGCTGGCCCTCAGCCACAGTGCCCAGGTGCCCACCTGCATCGCCCTCCTCCTCACCcagggccactgtgcccggcagaaCCCAGCTCCCGGACCAGTGCGGGCTCTCACCACCAAGGACGGAGCAGATGGCCACCCCAGCCTCCACTCCAGCCAGAGCTGGCAGAGCTGAGGTGCGGCCAGCCGGCCACGGCCTCCCAACTCACGcctgccctcttgcctgccaGGTCCTGGCCTCTGCCTCAGGCTGCAGCAGCACGACCGCCCATTGTCAGATCCGCATCTGGGATGTGTCTGGCGGCCTCTGCCAGCATCTTATTTCCCACCATAGCACCACCGTGCTGGCCCTGGCCTTCTCTCCAGATGACAGGCTTCTTGTCACATTGGGTCAGTGGGAGAAAGGGCGGAGGCCAGGGGCTTCCCTAGACCCCGGGGGGGCTGCACCTGTGCACCTGATGTGGCTGTTCTGTGTCCTTTCCAGGGGACCATGATGGCCGCACCCTCGCCCTGTGGGGCACGACCACCTATGACCTCGTTTCCTCCACCCGCCTCCCGGAGCCGGTGCATGGCGTGGCCTTCAACCCCTGGGACGCCGGCGAGCTCACCTGTGTGGGCCAGGGCACTGTCACCTTCCGGCTCCTGCAGCAGCGTGGGGCAGACATCAGCCTTCAGGTGCCACCCGTTTGGTGTTTGGGCCCAGGGGTCATTTTGTGGGGTGGAATCTGCCTGGGCCCCAGGACCCTGCTGACCCATGGCCACTCTCATACTCTGCCAGGTGCGTCGAGAGCCGGTCCCAGAGGCAGTGGGGGCTGGAGAGCTGACCTCGCTCTGTTATGGGGCACCCCCCCTGCTCTATTGTGGCACCAGCTCTGGCCAGGTCTGTGTCTGGGACACGCGTGCCGGCCGCTGCTTCCTGTCCTGGGAGGCAGATGACGGTGGCATTGGTGAGTGCCCCGCAGAAGCCctgtggccctcaggacccctaCCTGGGATCCTCAGAGCTGGGGCAGAGGCCTCATTTCCAGCCCTGGCGTCCGGGCAGCCCTGTGACCCAGGGCCTCTGGGAAGGCAGCTGTGGCCCCTTATGGCTCCTCCTGCCCCTAGGACTGTTGCTGTTCTCAGGCTCTCGATTGGTCAGCGGCAGCAGCGTGGGACAGCTGCGCCTGTGGGCCGTGGGGGCTGTGTCGGAGCTGAGGTGCAAGGGCTCAGGCGCCAGGTGAGCCATTCACCCCACGTGTTTGGCTGCAGGTGGCTGTTGGTGTCCCTGACTGGGGCTTGTGGCCAGTGCCCCCCGCAAAGGCCGCCCTGCAGACCGGCCGCTTGCTAGCCCCTCCAAGGGACAGGCTTGGGTGTGGCCTGGGCCTCACTGGCTGCTGTCGAGTACAGGCACGGGCCCAGAAGCCCCAGCTCCATGGGCTTTCTCTTCTTCCACCGGGAGGGCACGGCCAGGTCCCGAGACGCAATGCTGAGGGCCCTGCCTCAGCTGGGGACCCAGCTGGCTCTTGTCGTCGGCCTTGAGACCCACTGTTCTCTCCTCCCCTGCACCCTCAGGTCCAGTTCGGTGTTCATGGAACACGAGCTGGTGCTGGACGGGGCTGTGGTGAGTGCTAGCTTCGATGACAGCGTGGACATGGGCGTTGTGGGCACCACGGCGGGCACGCTCTGGTTTGTCAGCTGGGCCGAGGGCACCAGCACGCGTCTCATCAGTGGCCACAGGAGCAAGGTGAGGGACTTCCAGCCTGGACGGAGGCAGGGCAGCCAAACCTGGTGCCCTCCCTGCCTGCCGGCTCCATCTCCACCAGCCCAGATTATTCCAAGTCCTGCTGTCACTGGCTCGCAGCGGCCGCCTTGGGGTTCCCAGCGGGGAGGTCTTGGGTGTGCACGTCCCTCAAAGCCGTCCCGGTTGTGTCTGCACCAGGGAGCCGCCTGGCAGGCCTTGCAGGTCTTCTCAAACCGTCCTTTCCCTGCTATTGCTttgcgttttttgttttttgttttttgtaattgtCAAACAAACCACATcagtccgggcgtggtggttcatgcctgtaatcccagcactctgggaagccgaggcaggtggatcacctgaggtcaggagttcgagaccagcctggtcaacatggtgaaatcccatctctactaaagatacaaaaattagccgggcctcttgatgtatacctgtaatcccagctactctggaggctgagagaagaaaatcacttgaacccaggaggcagaggttgcagtgaaccaagatcgcaccactgcactccagcctgggcgacagagcgagactccatctcaaaggaaaaaaaaagatgaaaaacccCACATCGTCTGTCCCCGCACCTCCCATAGACTGGCTTTGCTGACTTAGTCTCATGGGATTGTTCCCTGGGGCTCAAGAGGTCAGGAGGCCCAGGCAGCTACTGGGTCAAGTTCTGCTCTCTCTGGGTCAGGTCTTGTCAGGTTCTGGTCGGTGTTGGGTCCAGTCCTGTAAGGCCCAGCTCTGGCCTGCAGCCCCATGGTGCTGGAGCTGCGTCTCCAAGAAGCACACAGCACTCATCTCTCTGGGACCTCCTGGTCTGGAAGCTCTGTGGCCTCATGGGGTTGGGGCAGCCACTGTGTCGCCACCTCACCCGCCAGCTGCAGCCTTAGGAGAGGTGGCGTCCTGGGCGGAATTGGGGCAGCAGGACAGGTGCCAGCCATTCCCCTGCCGGACCAGGTTTCTGGCGTGGCATTGGCCCAGCAGCTGTGGCCGTGGGCTTCCTCCTGTGGGTCTAAGAGCTGTGCGTGTGGTCAGCTGGGCCCCACGAGATTGATTGTTCCTTGATGCCGAGTCCCATCTTCCAGTTGCCCCTCGCTTCTTTCTTTAGAAACCTGTCTTTAGTATTTGGAGATGACAATAGCCAGCAAAGAAAGTTGATTTTGAGACAGGTGAGGGTTATTTACCTTTCTGGAAGCAGGTTTGTTGAGGTATAGTTGTCATAGCATGAGCTCTGTGCACTTCAGTGGGTGGGTTTTGGCATATTCAGCAGCTGTGGAGCCAGAGGAAAGCCCGTGTGTGCCTGTTCCTCGGTCACTCCCCGTTTCccgcctccccagcccctggtaaccactgagTGGCTTTCTGTGTCTGGGTTTTCCCATTCAGGATGTTCTGTAGGAACTGGCTCACCTGGCTTCTCTCCCCGAGCGTGGTTTCCAGGGTCATCCCGGCTGCTGTGTGTGCCAAGCCAGTCATCCCTCTTTATAGCCAAATACTGTTCCATTGTACGGATAGATCACGTGTGTGTCCATCCACCAGGGCTGGGAAATTCGGGTCCTGAGTCTGTGACCTGAGCCCGTGGTCACTGGTGGCCTTCCTGTGATGTGGAAATGCAAGGAATTCCGAGCCCCGCCTGTGCGGTTCCGCCTGTGCGGTTCTGCCCAGGCCTGGACTTCGCCGTTTCCTTGTAGGGCCCAGGGCCCCTCCCGGGGAGATGGACTGAGACGTCCTGGTCTGAGTCCCTGCAGTCCCTCATTGCTCAGctgaactgaattttttttttttttttttttttttttttgagatggagtttcttgtcgcccaggctggagtgcagtggcatgatcttggctcactgcaagctccgcctcccaggttgacaccattctcctgcctcagcctcccaagtagctgggactataggcgcccgccaccatgcctggctgattttttgtatttttagtagagttggggtttcaccgtgttagccaggatggtctcgatctcctgaccccgtgatccgcccgcctcggcctcccaaagggttgggattacaggcttgagccaccgcacccggctgaactgatttttttaaatgaagtgcaTCATGTTCCCATTTGCACTTAAAGTTCACATTTGGTGCCAGGCTGTATCGCTTCCTCTCACTGGTGAGTGGCACCTGTGTCTCCTTTCTGCCAGTCCAGCAGTCCCAGCTGTCAGTGGCACCTGCATAATGACACGTCTGCGTTTCCCCACAATCGGTGTGCAGCGGTTTTGGGAGGAGGAATGTGACTGCATGGcgtgctcgctgcaacctcagtCTGCAGCCTGCTAGGGACGCATGGCCACACTCCTGTCTTTGAGGTGCTGTCAGAACAGCTTTCTCCTCGGTATGCCGCCGGGTTTGACTGGCTAGTGGGCTTGCTTTGGTTTGGACTCACCCAGATCTAGTGCAGGGACACACACAGGGGGCCGGCACTGCTCCTTTCCGCCATGTGGAGTTGGCCGGGGCCAGAGGCACACGCTCTGGTTTGGACAGCCTGGCCCTGGGGGCTGGAATAGGAAATGCCCGCGTCCCTTTCCCCTGCCCAGGGGCAACACCCCCAGCCTAGCTACGGCTTCCCCCAGGTGAACGAGGTGGTCTTCGGCCCCGGCGAGGCCCATTGCGCCACGTGCAGTGAGGATGGGAGTGTGCGGGTGTGGGCCTTGGCCAGCATGGAGCTTGTGATCCAGTTCCAGGTGCTCAACCAGGTGTGTGGGGACCGCCCGGgccgggggcggggtgggggcctGCTCGGCGGGGGCCTGGCATGGGCAGGGCCACCTCCTCCCTCTGGCCTGGGTGTGTGTCCCCAGGGCCCCTGTGAGTGCTGAAGTTTCCCCACTGTGGGTCCCCAGAGCTGTCTCTGCCTGGCATGGAGCCCCCCGTGCTGTGGCCGCCCTGAGCAGCAGCGGCTAGCGGCAGGCTATGGTGATGGCTCCCTGCGCATCTTCAGCGTCTCCCGCACGGCCATGGAGCTCAAGATGCACCCCCACCCGGTGGCACTGACCGCTGTTGCCTTCTCCACCGATGGTGAGGAGTTGGGGTGTGTGGGGGATGGTGCCGTCCTGACCTGGCCCAGGTCCAGTCTCCTGGCTGGGGGCTCACAGGGTGACGGCATGGTCCCAGGTCAGACTGTCCTCTCTGGAGACAAGGATGGGCTCGTGGCTGTGAGCCACCCCCGCACAGGGACCACCTTCCGTGTGCTGAGTGACCACCAGGGCGCCCCAATCTCTACCATCTGTGTCACGTGCAAAGAGGTAAAGCAGCCCCAAGAGCTGGGGAGCAGGGGCCGGGGTGCTGGTAGGGGCTGGGGAGCAGGGGCTGGGGtgctggtgggggctggggagcaGGGGCCGGGGtgctggtgggggctggggagcgAGGGCTGGGGTGCTGGTGGGGGCAGGCACCATCTTGGCAGAAGGCACCTATCAGCCCTCACCCACTCCATTCCCAGTGTGAAGACTTAGGGGTGGAGGGCACAGACCTATGGCTGGCTGCCAGTGGGGACCAGCGGGTCAGCGTCTGGGCCTCCGACTGGCTGCGGAACCGCTGTGACCTCGTGGACTGGTTGAGTTTCCCAATGCCTGCCACCACGGAGGTAAACCATGCTCCTGGCACTGTGGGTGGGGCTAGTACCCATCCACCCCACCACAGCATGCTGCGTCTCTGCAGACTCAGGGCCACCTGCCACCCTCCCTCGCTGCCTTCTGCCCTTGGGATGGGGCGCTACTGATGTACGTGGGCCCCGGTGTTTACAAGGAGGTGATCATCTACAACCTCTGCCAGAAGCAGGTACACGCAGCTGCCCGCGTGTCACCAGGAGCCCCAGGGATCcagggtggtgggtggggcctGGCTGAGCCCTGAGCCCACAGGCCTGGAGCCTCACGCTGGCTGCCCACAGGTGGTGGAGAAGATACCACTGCCCTTTTTTGCCATGTCCCTGAGCCTGTCCCCCGGGAGCTACCTCCTGGCTGTTGGCTTTGCTGGTGAGTGCTGGTGGATGCAGTTTGGGCCTGTCTTAGGTGGGGGCCAAGTGGGCTGACTGGTGCCCTGCTCCAAGACAGGTGCCTCACCTGTGCCCCGGGCTCCTCGTCTctggggtggggtgaggacaCCTGCCCTAGAGAGGGTCTTGGGGTCAGGAGATGATGAGGCAGGTGAGGAACCAGGCACAGAGCCCAGCACAGGGCTTTAATGCACAGGTGGCAGCAACTTTTAAGGAGGGAAGTGGCCCAGCTGCAGGCCGACAGCCTGGCAGTGATGGACCCCCTAATCCCAGTGGCACATGGAGGGCACAGCCAGGAGCCCTTTTAGCACCAGCTCCCCCGACCAGCATCATGCCCAGTGGGGACAGTCTGGGTGGGTTGGGGGAGCCCTCTGAGTgctgcctggccctggcccacCTGCGCCGTCTACCCACAGAGTGCATGCTGAGGCTGGTAGACTGTGCCACGGGGACTGCCCAGGACTTTGCCGGCCACGACAATGCAGTGCACCTGTGCAGGTTTACACCGTCCGCCAGGCTGCTCTTCACCGCCGCCCGCAACGAGATCCTGGTGTGGGAGGTCCCTGGCCGCTGAGATGCAGCAGGGACTGTGGTGCTGGGCATCACGGCTGGTCACGTCAGGCACCTGGACACAGGCTTGGCAGAGAAGCCAGGCTGTCAATGGCCTCATGCTGGGACAGGCCAGGATTCACGTAAATTGCCTGGAACAAGCTGTTGTAAATTTGGCGACCTGAAAATACTTTAATACCTGTTGCTCTTTTGCCTAagaaatttttaatgtttctatctTGTAATAAACATGGGCATTTATTGCATTATTGCTGCATTGTTGCACTGGCTGTCTCTGGTCACTCCTGGCCTGAGCTCAGCCTCTGCCCGTCCCTTAATCGGCTGTTTGTCAAGGCCCGTCCGCCTGCCAGGGCTCCAGGAGCCTGCGCTGCCCGCCGTGGCCGGCGCGTCCACGCGGTGGCGCGCCGCACAACCTGTCCGCTCTGGCCCGCCCGGCTCGCTGGTGCGGCTGTGCGGGCGGGGCCGGAAGTGTGGGGCCAGCGCGGGGCCGAGAACCGGAAGTGCGGGGCGGGCGCGGGGGCTGAGCGAAAGGCTGAGGACCGGGTCCGGGCCGGGTTCCTGGTCGGGGAGCGGCTCCGGGCGGCAGCCATGAGGCGGGACGTGCGCATCCTGTTACTGGGCGAGGGTAGGCGCCGGCCCGGGGGTCTCGGAGCTGCGGCGGCCGGGACGCGGGGTGAGGGTCTCGCGGGTCGGGGGGCGCCGTGACCTTGGCCCTCGTGCTGACCGCCCCGCCCCGCGCAGCCCAGGTGGGGAAGACGTCGCTGATCCTGTCCCTGGTGGGCGAGGAGTTCCCCGAGGAGGTAAAGGGCACGCCCGCCGCGGGGGTGGGAGCGGGCCCAGCCGGGGGTCCCTGGTGAGCGCGCGGGTCCCTTGCAGGTCCCTCCCCGCGCGGAGGAGATCACGATCCCCGCGGACGTCACCCCGGAGAAGGTGCCCACCCACATCGTGGACTACTCAGGTAGCGGCCGTAGCCTCCCGGGGGCCCGGCCCGGAGCGGTCCGGCGGGCCTGCTGGGTCTGCAGTGGGGTCTGTTTCTCCCCCTAGAAGCCGAGCAGACGGACGAGGAGCTGCGGGAGGAGATCCACAAGGTACCCGTGGTGCGCGGGACGAGGGAGGGGCTGGGCGCGGGCTCGGCCTAATCCGCTTCGCCGGCTGGGGGATTGGACCGAGGTGCTCAGGGTGTCCTTGGCCCTGATAATTGTGTGACCTCCGCACTGAGGGTTGTTGGGGCCCCCCCAGCGCACCCCGCTGGGAGCCGGCACCGCTCAGTCCAGTGGTGCTCCAGGGATAAGAGGATCCTTCCCCGCgggctgtctctctctcctgctggggTGGCAGCAGCGTTTACTCTTCCTGTGGGCTGTGTGTGCGCTACCTCCCCCTGCTGTGTGCTCCAGCCCACCGTCCCGGCCTCCGGGCACCCAGAGCTCTCAGTACCAGAGCATGTGTGCCGGGGACATCTCCAGGCAAGGGCACAGGCCACAGCCACCCAGGGCAGCCCCTGCCGCCGGTACCCCTCACTACGGTCCTGTCACTCTGCAGTGAGGGGGGAGGCAGGGACCAAGGCGGCGGCTGTTTTGTAGGGTGTTGGGTTGCAGGTGTGGCCGTGTCTGTCTTGAGCCCTCTGCTCTAAGGGTCTTGCCGACCACAGCTATGCTTCTGGTGTTCCTGCACTGGCAGTGGGCGAGGAAGAGGCTTCTCTGAGGGTTCAGCAGCTCCCAGGGTGACACTGGGGAGTGCCTGCTCTGCCAACACCAGGCTGGAGGCAGGTTTTAGGGAAGGCTGGGCTTTCCCGGCCTCAGAGCCGCACCCATGCTACCTGTGAGCTTCGGGGGCCTCCTGGAGCCTCGAGATGGCGTGGAGCGGCCAGGGTCGTCGGTGGTGAGCCAGCAGCCCCGTCACCCACACCTCGTCACTGTTCCCTCAGGCAAacgtggtgtgtgtggtgtatgacGTCTCCGAGGAGGCCACCATTGAGAAGGTGAGCCCTCAGTGCAGACCCCAACAGCAGAGACACGGCCGCTGGTGGCCCAGGTGGACCCTCACCCAACCCGTGGCCAGTGCCATCTCTCACAGCATTTTGGGGAGCCTGACGTGGAGTCGCCTGACGTGGAGTCACCCGGCCATCTCCTGTGATCCCACTTCCCCTGAGAGGGTCTGGGATGTCCCGCAGTCTGAACCATTTAGGCCCGCAGCCCTCTTTCTTCCCCAGTTTCCAAACCCCCGGGGGGAACCGCAGAGGGCCTGTGTTGGGGGCGGCCCTAGGCTTGGGCCCCAGTGACTTGGGGGTGTTTGGGAGCCACTGGGGTCAGACAGATGAGGCTGCACCTGCTGCCTGCCTTCTCCCACCAGCTTTGTTCCTGTGGCTGGGACTTGGGCCCTCCGTgggccttgacctcccatttctgctctcccccagccaggctggtgCTCCAGCTGGGAGCCATGTGCCTGTGGACAGCCTCACCTCACAGCCAGGCTTTGCTTTTCAGATTCGAACTAAGTGGATCCCACTGGTGAATGGGGGGACCACGCGGGGGCCCAGGTAATGAGGGGGATGTGGAAGGGGCTGGGACCCCCGGCTCCCCTGCCCCTGGTGACCATGGGCCTTCAACCCAGGGTGCCCATCATCCTAGTGGGCAACAAGTCAGACCTGCGGTCGGGGAGCTCCATGGAGGCCGTGCTCCCCATCATGAGCCAGTTTCCCGAGATCGAGACCTGCGTGGAGGTGAGTAGGTCCCAGCCGGGGCGCTGAGGTAGGGGCAGGGCCTCCTTCTTCATTCCTTGTGTCCTCAGTCGGTGCCCTTCTCGGGCCACTTCCCTGAGGCTGTTCCCACTTTCCCAGTGTTCGGCCAAGAACCTGAGAAACATCTCAGAGCTGTTCTACTACGCCCAGAAGGCTGTCCTGCACCCCACAGCCCCTCTCTATGACCCTGAGGCCAAGCAGGTGAGCATCGGCTGGGGCCCCGCACACTGATTCCCCAGGGGCCCAGGGGGTGCTGGGTGGGGCAGCGTGGCGGGTACGCGTGGGTCACCTGAGGGTGCTGAGCCAACATCCCCACAGTTGAGGCCCGCGTGCGCCCAGGCACTGACGCGCATCTTCAGGCTCTCAGATCAGGACCTGGACCAGGCGCTCAGTGACGAAGAGCTCAACGCTTTCCAGGTGTGCCCCCGCCCCACCCTCAGTGCCCAGCCCCCTTGAACCTCCGCTGCTGTTAGTGACTGGAACGGGCCGTCTCCGGGTGGCTGGCTGACTCCCAACAACGTTCTCTCGGAAGCAGAAATCCTGCTTTGGGCACCCCCTGGCCCCACAGGCCCTGGAGGACGTGAAGACGGTGGTGTGCAGGAACGTGGCGGGCGGCGTGTGGGAGGACCGACTGACCCTGGATGGTGAGGCTGGGTGCCCGCCTGTGCCTGGGGAGTGTGGGGAGGGGGCTGTGCCTGGTGCTCCCCCTGCTCTGTCTCGGTGCAGGTTTCCTCTTCCTGAACACGCTCTTCATCCAGCGCGGGCGGCACGAGACCACGTGGACCATCCTGCGGTGCTTCGGCTACAGCGATGCACTGGAGCTGACAGCCGACTATCTCTTCCCTCCGTGAGTGAAGTTGAGGGTTGAGGCCTACCCTCCCTGAGTGTCAGGGAAGGTCTCGCTCAGCAGGCCGTCTGGGGTAGTACCCTTGCCTGGCTGTGCCCTGAACTCCTCAGCATCCGCAGAGCTCTGAGTCAGGTGGGGGCTGGCCCCTTGCCAACCCCGCGCACGTGACTTGTTCACCCTGGTGGGGTTGGCAGCTTGGGGTGTGGCCTGTGGGCCTTAGCCAGGCCTCCCACGTGCTGGAACCAGATGGGCACCATCCTCCCCTATCGAAGCTGCAAGGTTGGGGGCGTACAGGAGCCTCTGGGTCCTGTAGGGAGGGTGCAGCTGCACAGAGGAGGCTAGCAGGGTGACAGATgtgccgagcatggtggtgcagttTCCTGGGAACTAGACGGGCTGTCGCCTCCCTGCAG harbors:
- the RHOT2 gene encoding mitochondrial Rho GTPase 2 isoform X7 codes for the protein MFLSCNKHGHLLHYCCIVALAVSGHSWPELSLCPSLNRLFVKARPPARAPGACAARRGRRVHAVARRTTCPLWPARLAGAAVRAGPEVWGQRGAENRKCGAGAGAERKAEDRVRAGFLVGERLRAAAMRRDVRILLLGEAQVGKTSLILSLVGEEFPEEVPPRAEEITIPADVTPEKVPTHIVDYSAEQTDEELREEIHKANVVCVVYDVSEEATIEKIRTKWIPLVNGGTTRGPRVPIILVGNKSDLRSGSSMEAVLPIMSQFPEIETCVECSAKNLRNISELFYYAQKAVLHPTAPLYDPEAKQKSCFGHPLAPQALEDVKTVVCRNVAGGVWEDRLTLDGFLFLNTLFIQRGRHETTWTILRCFGYSDALELTADYLFPPLHVPPGCSTELNHLGYQFVQRVFEKHDQDRDGALSPVELQSLFSVFPAAPWGPELPRTVRTEAGRLPLHGYLCQWTLVTYLDVRSCLGHLGYLGYPTLCEQDSQAHAITVTREKRLDQEKGQTQRSVLLCKVVGARGVGKSAFLQAFLGRGLEHQDTREQPPGYAIDTVQVNGQEKYLILCEVGTDGLLATSLDAACDVACLMFDGSDPKSFAHCASVYKHHYMDGQTPCLFVSSKADLPEGVAVSGPSPAEFCRKHRLPAPMPFSCAGPAEPSTTVFTQLATMAAFPHLVHAELHPSSFWLRGLLGVVGAAVAAVLSFSLYRVLVKSQ
- the RHOT2 gene encoding mitochondrial Rho GTPase 2 isoform X6; the encoded protein is MFLSCNKHGHLLHYCCIVALAVSGHSWPELSLCPSLNRLFVKARPPARAPGACAARRGRRVHAVARRTTCPLWPARLAGAAVRAGPEVWGQRGAENRKCGAGAGAERKAEDRVRAGFLVGERLRAAAMRRDVRILLLGEAQVGKTSLILSLVGEEFPEEVPPRAEEITIPADVTPEKVPTHIVDYSEAEQTDEELREEIHKANVVCVVYDVSEEATIEKIRTKWIPLVNGGTTRGPRVPIILVGNKSDLRSGSSMEAVLPIMSQFPEIETCVECSAKNLRNISELFYYAQKAVLHPTAPLYDPEAKQKSCFGHPLAPQALEDVKTVVCRNVAGGVWEDRLTLDGFLFLNTLFIQRGRHETTWTILRCFGYSDALELTADYLFPPLHVPPGCSTELNHLGYQFVQRVFEKHDQDRDGALSPVELQSLFSVFPAAPWGPELPRTVRTEAGRLPLHGYLCQWTLVTYLDVRSCLGHLGYLGYPTLCEQDSQAHAITVTREKRLDQEKGQTQRSVLLCKVVGARGVGKSAFLQAFLGRGLEHQDTREQPPGYAIDTVQVNGQEKYLILCEVGTDGLLATSLDAACDVACLMFDGSDPKSFAHCASVYKHHYMDGQTPCLFVSSKADLPEGVAVSGPSPAEFCRKHRLPAPMPFSCAGPAEPSTTVFTQLATMAAFPHLVHAELHPSSFWLRGLLGVVGAAVAAVLSFSLYRVLVKSQ
- the RHOT2 gene encoding mitochondrial Rho GTPase 2 isoform X4 codes for the protein MFLSCNKHGHLLHYCCIVALAVSGHSWPELSLCPSLNRLFVKARPPARAPGACAARRGRRVHAVARRTTCPLWPARLAGAAVRAGPEVWGQRGAENRKCGAGAGAERKAEDRVRAGFLVGERLRAAAMRRDVRILLLGEAQVGKTSLILSLVGEEFPEEVPPRAEEITIPADVTPEKVPTHIVDYSAEQTDEELREEIHKANVVCVVYDVSEEATIEKIRTKWIPLVNGGTTRGPRVPIILVGNKSDLRSGSSMEAVLPIMSQFPEIETCVECSAKNLRNISELFYYAQKAVLHPTAPLYDPEAKQLRPACAQALTRIFRLSDQDLDQALSDEELNAFQQKSCFGHPLAPQALEDVKTVVCRNVAGGVWEDRLTLDGFLFLNTLFIQRGRHETTWTILRCFGYSDALELTADYLFPPLHVPPGCSTELNHLGYQFVQRVFEKHDQDRDGALSPVELQSLFSVFPAAPWGPELPRTVRTEAGRLPLHGYLCQWTLVTYLDVRSCLGHLGYLGYPTLCEQDSQAHAITVTREKRLDQEKGQTQRSVLLCKVVGARGVGKSAFLQAFLGRGLEHQDTREQPPGYAIDTVQVNGQEKYLILCEVGTDGLLATSLDAACDVACLMFDGSDPKSFAHCASVYKHHYMDGQTPCLFVSSKADLPEGVAVSGPSPAEFCRKHRLPAPMPFSCAGPAEPSTTVFTQLATMAAFPHLVHAELHPSSFWLRGLLGVVGAAVAAVLSFSLYRVLVKSQ